In a single window of the Streptomyces sp. NBC_00285 genome:
- a CDS encoding amidohydrolase family protein has protein sequence MGAHPVHEALDAARLVDHHCHGVVTDGLDGAGFASLITEGALWPGISPFDSPVGVAVRRHCAPVLDLPRHAQPEDYLARRAELGPREVNRRFLTAAGTDVFCVDTGYTPERLTTAAQLAEAAGGTAYEIVRLEGVAEAVAARGVEPDAYADVFRASCLEAVGRPGVVAVKSVAAYRTGFDLDPARPSDEEVTRAAAGWLARGGRLADPVLVRHLLWTAVDLGLPLQLHTGFGDSDIRMHRVDPTHLTDWLHLTAGTIPVLLLHCWPYQRQAAYLAAVFEQVYLDVGLTLHYVGPARSRAILAEALEITPFRKLLYSSDAYGVAEFHLLGALSFRHGLAGLLQERVDADELSLPDALRVAAWTSGDNARRLYGLPAPAPSHQASATTRPPSPESMI, from the coding sequence ATGGGCGCGCACCCGGTCCACGAGGCCCTCGATGCCGCCCGGCTGGTGGATCACCACTGCCACGGGGTGGTCACCGACGGCCTGGACGGGGCCGGCTTCGCGTCACTGATCACCGAGGGCGCGCTCTGGCCCGGGATCTCCCCCTTCGACAGCCCTGTCGGTGTGGCGGTCCGCCGCCACTGCGCTCCGGTGCTGGATCTGCCGCGGCACGCGCAGCCCGAGGACTACCTGGCCCGGCGGGCCGAGCTCGGCCCGCGGGAGGTCAACCGCCGCTTCCTGACCGCCGCGGGCACGGACGTGTTCTGTGTGGACACCGGGTACACGCCGGAACGTCTCACCACCGCGGCGCAGCTGGCGGAGGCCGCGGGCGGGACGGCGTACGAGATCGTGCGGCTGGAGGGTGTCGCGGAGGCGGTGGCGGCGCGGGGCGTGGAGCCCGACGCGTACGCGGACGTGTTCCGTGCTTCCTGTCTGGAGGCCGTGGGGCGCCCGGGAGTGGTCGCGGTGAAGTCCGTGGCTGCCTACCGGACGGGCTTCGACCTGGACCCGGCGCGTCCCTCGGACGAGGAGGTCACCCGTGCCGCCGCCGGCTGGCTGGCCCGGGGTGGGCGGCTGGCCGATCCGGTTCTCGTCCGGCATCTGCTGTGGACCGCCGTGGACCTGGGGCTGCCGCTCCAGCTGCACACCGGGTTCGGCGACAGCGACATCCGGATGCACCGCGTGGACCCGACCCACCTCACGGACTGGCTGCACCTGACCGCGGGCACCATCCCCGTCCTGCTGCTGCACTGCTGGCCGTATCAGCGGCAGGCCGCCTATCTGGCCGCGGTGTTCGAGCAGGTGTACCTGGACGTGGGTCTCACCCTGCACTACGTCGGCCCCGCGCGGTCCCGGGCGATCCTGGCGGAGGCGCTGGAGATCACGCCGTTCCGCAAGCTGCTGTACAGCTCCGACGCGTACGGCGTGGCCGAATTCCATCTGCTCGGCGCGCTGTCCTTCCGGCACGGACTGGCCGGGCTGCTCCAGGAGCGGGTGGACGCCGACGAGCTGAGCCTGCCGGACGCGTTGCGCGTCGCGGCCTGGACGAGCGGCGACAACGCCCGCCGCCTCTACGGACTTCCTGCCCCCGCCCCGTCCCACCAGGCGAGCGCGACCACGCGCCCGCCGTCCCCGGAAAGTATGATCTAG
- a CDS encoding DUF2218 domain-containing protein, translating into MPRSEARVATDRPHRYAKQLASHLGRRSETSWDEDSGAGSIAFQNGGRGTLTATEGALLLALETEAEHLDLLEGVVGSHLVRFGTKDELVVEWTRDTGEPGTTQRKDTD; encoded by the coding sequence ATGCCCCGCTCCGAAGCGCGCGTCGCCACCGACCGCCCGCACCGCTACGCCAAGCAGCTCGCCTCGCACCTGGGCCGCCGCAGCGAGACCAGCTGGGACGAGGACAGCGGTGCGGGCAGCATCGCCTTCCAGAACGGCGGCAGGGGCACCCTCACCGCCACCGAGGGCGCGCTGCTGCTCGCCCTGGAGACCGAGGCCGAGCACCTCGACCTCCTGGAGGGCGTCGTCGGCAGCCATCTGGTCCGCTTCGGCACCAAGGACGAGCTGGTCGTCGAATGGACGCGGGACACCGGCGAGCCCGGCACCACACAGCGCAAGGACACCGACTGA
- a CDS encoding sensor histidine kinase, with the protein MKSVSARGCVWGAGVGALVAAAVVDLLASGAESGVHWLQVAVLLLGGSAVLWPAHRRPPWLTPQVRTVAPAVASLLCTADSVVRSGADFGPGEPAILLCLLFVAVRHCPRKAVVVCASLDGGAVLALPVRAFPHQTDTMLAYMLVGLVLVGLTVAFAAYLRSQDYRRTVAVSETRRSERLAIAADLHDFVAHHVTGILVQTQVARMMADNDSDDLDPVLAGIERAATEALASMRRTVGVLRDTDDAADRRPVGDLAGIAGLIDGFASPVQKATLHRGPAVPDTLPHEVQAAAFRVVQEALTNVRRHAGDATQVTVGLRYEEGRLAVTVSDDGRGGSQLPAAAHGGGFGLVGLRERVTALGGKLHAGPRTGHGWEVRAIFPG; encoded by the coding sequence ATGAAGTCCGTTTCCGCCCGTGGCTGCGTATGGGGCGCAGGTGTGGGCGCCCTCGTCGCGGCGGCGGTGGTCGACCTCCTCGCCTCCGGCGCCGAGAGCGGCGTCCACTGGCTGCAGGTGGCCGTGCTGCTGCTCGGCGGCTCCGCCGTACTGTGGCCCGCCCACCGGCGTCCGCCCTGGCTCACCCCGCAGGTGCGTACGGTCGCGCCCGCCGTGGCCTCCCTCCTGTGCACGGCCGACTCGGTGGTGCGTTCCGGCGCCGACTTCGGCCCGGGTGAGCCGGCGATCCTGCTGTGCCTGCTGTTCGTCGCCGTACGGCACTGTCCGCGCAAAGCGGTGGTGGTGTGCGCGTCGCTCGACGGGGGCGCCGTGCTGGCGCTTCCGGTACGGGCGTTCCCGCACCAGACCGACACCATGCTGGCGTACATGCTGGTCGGGCTCGTCCTGGTGGGGCTGACGGTGGCGTTCGCGGCGTATCTGCGCTCGCAGGACTACCGGCGGACCGTCGCCGTCAGCGAGACCCGGCGCTCGGAGCGGCTCGCCATCGCCGCCGACCTGCACGACTTCGTCGCCCACCATGTCACCGGCATCCTGGTGCAGACCCAGGTGGCCCGCATGATGGCGGACAACGACTCCGACGACCTCGACCCGGTCCTCGCCGGCATCGAGCGCGCCGCGACCGAGGCCCTCGCGTCGATGCGCCGCACGGTCGGTGTGCTGCGCGACACCGACGACGCGGCGGACCGCCGCCCCGTGGGCGACCTCGCGGGCATCGCCGGACTCATCGACGGCTTCGCGAGCCCCGTCCAGAAGGCGACCCTGCACCGCGGACCCGCCGTGCCCGACACCCTCCCGCACGAGGTCCAGGCGGCGGCCTTCCGCGTCGTGCAGGAGGCGCTGACGAACGTACGGCGGCACGCGGGCGACGCCACCCAGGTCACCGTCGGGCTGCGGTACGAGGAAGGCCGCCTGGCGGTGACCGTGTCCGACGACGGGCGCGGTGGCAGCCAGTTGCCCGCCGCGGCGCACGGGGGCGGGTTCGGGCTGGTCGGGCTCAGGGAGCGGGTGACGGCACTGGGCGGGAAACTCCACGCGGGACCACGGACCGGGCACGGGTGGGAGGTGCGGGCGATCTTCCCGGGGTGA
- a CDS encoding helix-turn-helix domain-containing protein, with amino-acid sequence MSPAPAPSVGARIRQARLERGLGLRALAREIGVSASLVSQIETGKSQPSVSTLYAITTALGISVESLFEVRETAVALSPATVVPALAAFAADPGRRIGPLVTPGEREVLELDSGVVWERLGHVPGTDVGFLLVTYRPGGSSSGSGGLMRHAGTEYGCLTSGELVLTLGFDEQVLHPGDAVCFESTTPHRYRNDGDEPAVGVWFVTGQTVQ; translated from the coding sequence GTGTCCCCTGCCCCCGCGCCGTCCGTCGGCGCGCGCATCCGGCAGGCGCGTCTGGAGCGCGGCCTGGGCCTGCGCGCCCTGGCCCGCGAGATCGGCGTCTCCGCGAGCCTGGTCTCCCAGATCGAGACCGGCAAGAGCCAGCCGTCGGTGAGCACGCTGTACGCCATCACCACGGCTCTCGGGATCTCCGTCGAATCCCTGTTCGAGGTGCGGGAGACCGCCGTGGCGTTGAGTCCGGCCACCGTCGTGCCCGCCCTCGCGGCCTTCGCCGCCGACCCCGGCCGGCGTATCGGCCCCCTGGTCACCCCGGGTGAGCGGGAGGTGCTGGAACTGGACTCCGGCGTGGTGTGGGAGCGGCTCGGGCACGTCCCCGGCACGGACGTCGGCTTCCTCCTCGTCACCTACCGGCCCGGCGGCTCCTCCTCCGGCTCGGGCGGCCTGATGCGGCACGCCGGCACGGAGTACGGCTGTCTGACCTCCGGCGAACTCGTCCTGACCCTCGGTTTCGACGAGCAGGTCCTGCACCCCGGTGACGCCGTCTGCTTCGAGTCCACGACCCCCCACCGCTACCGCAACGACGGCGACGAGCCGGCCGTGGGCGTCTGGTTCGTGACCGGCCAAACTGTTCAGTGA
- a CDS encoding M24 family metallopeptidase, producing MAIRTYGPNAVDWEERVDLDRLRRQRLARLHDSLNRSELGAVLSFDFANIRYMTATHIGTWAMDKLIRFALLVRGGEPVVWDFGSAARHHQLYNPWLDHSDGKGGPPTGARAGISTLRGAFHPDAGIAEDVAAKVASELRAHGLAGEPLGIDVAEMPVLAALRAEGIDVVDGQQVFLEARRVKTGDEISLLAQACAMVDAAYEELYGYLRPGVRENECVGLVSKVLYDLGSEYVEGVNAISGERCSPHPHVYSDRLIRPGDPAFFDILHSHLGYRTCYYRTFAVGSASRAQQDAYVRCREYMDEAISLVRPGATTADIVQVWPRAEEFGFADETAAFALQYGHGVGLSIWEKPIFSRLVSLDHPEVLEAGMVFALETYWPAADGWSAARIEEELVVTADGCEVITKFPAEELLVAGRKYWTVGGELNTRRESQSHLNNGKH from the coding sequence ATGGCGATCCGCACTTACGGCCCCAACGCCGTCGACTGGGAAGAACGCGTCGACCTGGACCGGCTGCGCCGGCAGCGCCTGGCCCGGCTCCACGACTCGCTGAACCGCTCCGAGCTGGGCGCCGTGCTCAGCTTCGACTTCGCCAACATCCGCTACATGACCGCCACGCACATCGGCACCTGGGCGATGGACAAGCTGATCCGCTTCGCCCTGCTGGTCCGCGGCGGTGAACCGGTCGTCTGGGACTTCGGCTCGGCCGCCCGCCACCACCAGCTCTACAACCCCTGGCTCGACCACAGCGACGGCAAGGGCGGCCCGCCCACCGGAGCCCGCGCCGGCATCTCCACCCTGCGCGGCGCCTTCCACCCGGACGCGGGGATCGCCGAGGACGTCGCCGCGAAGGTCGCCTCGGAACTGCGCGCCCACGGCCTCGCCGGTGAACCGCTCGGCATCGACGTCGCCGAGATGCCCGTCCTGGCCGCCCTGCGGGCCGAGGGCATCGACGTAGTCGACGGTCAGCAGGTCTTCCTGGAGGCCCGCCGCGTCAAGACCGGAGACGAGATCTCCCTGCTCGCCCAGGCCTGCGCGATGGTCGACGCGGCCTACGAGGAGCTCTACGGCTACCTGCGCCCCGGCGTCCGCGAGAACGAGTGCGTGGGACTCGTCAGCAAGGTCCTCTACGACCTGGGCAGCGAGTACGTCGAAGGCGTCAACGCCATCTCGGGGGAACGCTGTTCACCCCACCCGCACGTCTACAGCGACCGCCTGATCCGCCCCGGCGACCCCGCCTTCTTCGACATCCTGCACAGCCACCTCGGCTACCGCACCTGCTACTACCGCACCTTCGCCGTCGGCAGCGCCTCGCGCGCCCAGCAGGACGCCTACGTGCGCTGCCGGGAGTACATGGACGAGGCGATCTCCCTGGTCCGGCCCGGCGCCACCACCGCCGACATCGTCCAGGTGTGGCCGCGCGCCGAGGAGTTCGGCTTCGCCGACGAGACAGCCGCCTTCGCCCTCCAGTACGGCCACGGGGTGGGCCTGTCGATCTGGGAGAAGCCCATCTTCAGCCGGCTGGTCTCCCTCGACCACCCCGAAGTCCTCGAAGCGGGCATGGTGTTCGCCCTGGAGACCTACTGGCCCGCCGCCGACGGCTGGTCCGCCGCCCGGATCGAGGAGGAACTGGTCGTCACCGCCGACGGCTGCGAGGTCATCACCAAGTTCCCCGCCGAGGAACTGCTGGTGGCGGGCCGCAAGTACTGGACGGTGGGCGGCGAGCTGAACACCCGCCGTGAGTCGCAGTCGCATCTCAACAACGGGAAGCACTGA
- a CDS encoding SAM-dependent methyltransferase — protein MSDSHTPSGASARLNTGVAHNARVWNYWIGGKDNYEVDQGVGDHVAGMFPIIREIARADRWFLGRSVRFLAEEQGIRQFLDIGTGLPTVDNTHEIAQRIAPESRIVYVDNDPIVLVHARTLLTSTQEGVTDYIDADVHDTAAILERAARTLDFTEPVAVMMLGILNFVLDTDEARRIAREIMSALPAGSHLALTHPTFDADLGGEGQIPAMKFWNENATPPITARSGADIATFFEGLDLLDPGLVSCSQWRAESGTPVVVPQFGAVAVKP, from the coding sequence GTGAGCGACAGCCACACCCCGTCGGGTGCGTCGGCGAGGCTGAACACAGGTGTGGCGCACAACGCGCGCGTGTGGAACTACTGGATCGGCGGCAAGGACAACTACGAGGTCGACCAGGGAGTCGGCGATCACGTCGCCGGGATGTTCCCGATCATCCGGGAGATCGCGCGCGCGGACCGCTGGTTCCTGGGCCGCTCGGTGCGCTTCCTCGCCGAGGAGCAGGGCATCCGGCAGTTTCTCGACATCGGCACCGGGCTGCCGACGGTGGACAACACCCACGAGATCGCCCAGCGCATCGCTCCCGAGTCGCGGATCGTCTACGTCGACAACGACCCGATCGTCCTCGTCCACGCCCGCACCCTGCTGACCAGCACCCAGGAGGGCGTCACCGACTACATCGACGCCGACGTCCACGACACGGCCGCCATCCTCGAACGCGCCGCGCGGACCCTCGACTTCACCGAACCGGTCGCGGTGATGATGCTCGGCATCCTCAACTTCGTCCTCGACACCGACGAGGCGCGGCGGATCGCGCGCGAGATTATGTCCGCGCTGCCCGCGGGCAGCCATCTCGCCCTGACGCACCCCACGTTCGACGCCGACCTCGGCGGCGAGGGCCAGATCCCGGCCATGAAGTTCTGGAACGAGAACGCCACTCCGCCGATCACCGCCCGCAGCGGTGCGGACATCGCCACGTTCTTCGAGGGCCTCGACCTCCTCGACCCCGGCCTGGTCTCCTGCTCGCAGTGGCGTGCCGAGTCCGGGACCCCGGTGGTGGTACCGCAGTTCGGCGCGGTGGCCGTGAAACCCTGA
- a CDS encoding NUDIX hydrolase family protein produces the protein MSDLTETTPGWLSADDLEQARAQMPILYVEAVPVRVDDSGEVTSVGLLLRIGPDGTVSRTLVSGRVLHHERVRDALLRHLEKDLGPVALPRIPSSLQPFTVAEYFPTHGVTPYHDPRQHAVSLAYVVSVAGDCRPRQDALDLVWFSPQEALSPAVESEMPGGHGVLLKQALAHVGCVV, from the coding sequence ATGTCTGACTTGACCGAAACCACGCCCGGCTGGCTGAGCGCCGACGACCTCGAGCAGGCGCGCGCCCAGATGCCCATCCTGTACGTCGAGGCCGTGCCCGTGCGCGTCGACGACAGCGGCGAAGTCACCAGCGTCGGCCTGCTGCTGCGCATCGGCCCCGACGGAACGGTCAGCCGGACGCTGGTCTCCGGCCGCGTCCTGCACCACGAGCGGGTCAGGGACGCCCTTCTGCGCCACCTGGAGAAGGACCTGGGACCCGTGGCCCTGCCCCGGATTCCGTCCTCGCTCCAGCCGTTCACGGTGGCGGAGTACTTCCCGACCCACGGGGTCACGCCGTACCACGACCCGCGTCAGCACGCGGTGTCCCTGGCCTACGTCGTCTCGGTGGCCGGTGACTGCCGGCCCCGTCAGGACGCCCTGGACCTGGTGTGGTTCAGCCCGCAGGAGGCCCTGTCACCCGCGGTGGAGAGCGAGATGCCCGGTGGTCACGGCGTGCTGCTCAAGCAGGCGCTGGCCCATGTGGGCTGCGTCGTCTGA
- a CDS encoding response regulator transcription factor, giving the protein MTSPPSAVPIRVLIADDQDMVRTGFRFFLDAQPDITVVAEAADGEAAVRLAREVRPDVCLLDIRMPKLDGLAATRILAGPEVADPMRVVVVTTFDLDEYVYGALRGGACGFLLKDSGPTLLAEAVRAAAAGDSLVSPSVTVRLLRHLTAGPAPEPVVTARQAPVTEPLTERELDVVRLVALGRTNAEIAAELYVSLSTVKTHLSSVQIKLAARNRVEIAAWAWQYGHAQPEG; this is encoded by the coding sequence ATGACGAGCCCCCCGTCGGCCGTGCCCATCCGCGTGCTGATCGCCGACGACCAGGACATGGTCCGTACCGGATTCCGTTTCTTCCTGGACGCGCAGCCCGACATCACGGTGGTCGCCGAGGCCGCGGACGGGGAGGCGGCGGTGCGGCTGGCGCGGGAGGTGCGGCCCGACGTCTGTCTGCTGGACATCCGGATGCCGAAACTGGACGGCCTGGCGGCGACCCGCATACTGGCGGGGCCCGAGGTGGCCGACCCGATGCGGGTGGTCGTGGTCACCACCTTCGACCTGGACGAGTACGTCTACGGCGCGCTGCGCGGCGGGGCCTGCGGATTCCTGCTGAAGGACTCCGGGCCCACGCTCCTCGCGGAGGCGGTCCGCGCGGCCGCGGCCGGCGACTCGCTGGTCTCCCCCTCGGTCACCGTGCGCCTGCTCCGCCACCTCACGGCCGGCCCGGCGCCGGAACCGGTCGTCACGGCCCGCCAGGCGCCGGTCACCGAGCCTCTGACCGAGCGTGAGCTCGACGTGGTCCGCCTGGTCGCCCTCGGCCGTACGAACGCCGAGATCGCCGCCGAACTGTATGTGTCCCTCTCCACGGTCAAGACCCACCTGTCCAGCGTCCAGATCAAGCTCGCCGCACGGAACCGCGTCGAGATCGCGGCCTGGGCCTGGCAGTACGGACACGCGCAGCCGGAGGGCTGA
- a CDS encoding carbohydrate kinase family protein, which produces MKAQNVVTMGVHVLDVLVRPVEEIPEGQGTTLVEDIRMTAAGTAAGTALTLAKLGASVRTAGAIGTDPTGDLLTQLLDRAGIDTALLVRRVDTSTSATVLPIRPNGDRPTLHLLGANITYGLDDVPWDAVAEATHLHLGGPELIGAEVAARILAHAKDHGVVTSVDLLAPGELGTFDQIEPLLPYVDYLLPNEDQVLGFSEEQDLVTGAKKFLAGGAGLVAVTRGGDGALLVTAEGTETVPAFDVDVIDTTGCGDAFSAGFLRGVSLGRTPREAAVLGSAAAALVAQGLGSDHGQFDLAEADEFSMTHKTRA; this is translated from the coding sequence ATGAAGGCGCAGAACGTCGTCACCATGGGTGTGCACGTACTGGACGTGCTGGTCCGGCCGGTCGAGGAGATACCCGAGGGCCAGGGCACGACCCTGGTCGAGGACATCCGCATGACCGCCGCCGGCACCGCCGCCGGCACCGCCCTGACCCTCGCCAAGCTGGGCGCCTCGGTGCGCACCGCCGGAGCGATCGGCACCGACCCGACCGGCGACCTGCTCACGCAGCTCCTCGACAGGGCGGGCATCGACACCGCGCTGCTCGTCCGCCGCGTCGACACCTCCACCTCCGCGACCGTCCTGCCCATCCGCCCCAACGGCGACCGCCCCACCCTCCACCTGCTCGGTGCCAACATCACCTACGGCCTCGACGACGTGCCCTGGGACGCGGTCGCCGAGGCGACCCACCTGCACCTCGGCGGCCCCGAGCTGATCGGCGCCGAAGTCGCCGCGCGCATCCTGGCGCACGCCAAGGACCACGGCGTGGTCACCTCGGTGGACCTCCTCGCCCCCGGCGAACTCGGCACCTTCGACCAGATCGAACCGCTGCTGCCGTACGTCGACTACCTGCTCCCCAACGAGGACCAGGTCCTCGGCTTCAGTGAGGAACAGGACCTGGTGACCGGCGCGAAGAAGTTCCTGGCCGGCGGTGCGGGTCTGGTCGCGGTCACCCGTGGCGGCGACGGTGCCCTCCTGGTCACCGCCGAGGGCACGGAGACCGTCCCCGCCTTCGATGTCGACGTCATCGACACCACCGGCTGCGGCGACGCCTTCTCGGCAGGGTTCCTGCGGGGCGTGAGCCTGGGCCGTACGCCGCGTGAGGCGGCCGTACTCGGCAGTGCCGCCGCGGCACTGGTGGCACAGGGGCTGGGCAGCGACCACGGCCAGTTCGACCTCGCGGAGGCCGACGAGTTCTCGATGACGCACAAGACGCGCGCCTGA
- a CDS encoding thiamine pyrophosphate-dependent dehydrogenase E1 component subunit alpha, with product MEAAELLTLYEQMALIRRTEKAAHDLFLQGLVKGTTHLAAGHEAIAVGASAALRDDDYVFATYRGHHHALARGATPEECLAELMSRATGLCRAKGGSMHLTKADANMLGSYAIVGAHLPMAVGAAWSARLRGTGQLAVAFFGDGATNIGAFHEALNLAAVWKLPVLFICENNLYMEYTPIASVTAVPRPAADRAPAYGIPGEVVDGNDVVAVREVVARLARRARAGDGPAVLEAETYRHFGHSRTDPATYRPAEEVERWLRHDPLDIARGRLTEAGVPQETVDAADARAQETVRQAVEAAKGAPPPDPGEAFTDVWADGGAAWRT from the coding sequence ATGGAAGCGGCCGAACTCCTCACCCTGTACGAGCAGATGGCCCTCATCCGCCGCACGGAGAAGGCCGCCCACGACCTGTTCCTCCAGGGCCTCGTCAAGGGCACCACCCACCTCGCCGCCGGCCACGAGGCGATCGCCGTCGGAGCGAGCGCCGCCCTGCGCGACGACGACTACGTCTTCGCCACCTACCGCGGCCACCACCACGCGCTGGCCCGGGGCGCCACCCCGGAGGAATGCCTCGCCGAACTCATGAGCAGGGCAACGGGGTTGTGCCGGGCCAAGGGCGGCTCCATGCACCTCACCAAGGCCGATGCGAACATGCTCGGTTCCTACGCCATCGTCGGCGCCCACCTCCCGATGGCGGTCGGCGCCGCCTGGTCCGCCCGGCTGCGCGGCACCGGACAGCTCGCGGTCGCCTTCTTCGGCGACGGCGCCACCAACATCGGTGCCTTCCACGAGGCGCTCAACCTGGCCGCCGTATGGAAGCTGCCCGTGCTGTTCATCTGCGAGAACAACCTGTACATGGAGTACACGCCGATCGCCTCCGTGACCGCGGTGCCCCGGCCCGCCGCCGACCGGGCACCCGCGTACGGCATCCCCGGCGAGGTCGTCGACGGCAACGACGTCGTCGCCGTACGAGAGGTGGTGGCACGGCTGGCGCGGCGGGCCCGGGCCGGAGACGGGCCCGCTGTGCTGGAGGCCGAGACCTACCGTCACTTCGGGCACAGCCGGACCGATCCGGCGACGTACCGCCCGGCCGAGGAGGTCGAACGCTGGCTCAGGCACGACCCGTTGGACATCGCGCGGGGCCGGCTGACCGAGGCCGGAGTGCCGCAGGAGACGGTCGACGCGGCCGACGCGCGCGCCCAGGAGACCGTACGACAGGCCGTCGAGGCGGCGAAGGGCGCACCGCCGCCGGATCCGGGCGAGGCGTTCACCGACGTATGGGCCGACGGAGGTGCCGCATGGCGGACGTGA
- a CDS encoding glutamine synthetase family protein: MTTLADPVPGGRPGDVKRAGALTEDLSGRGVRGIVLAYVDTAGVCRVKTVPTAKLASAAAWGVGMSPVFDTFLANDSIVTTDTLGSPDGDLRLYPDLDRLVALAGQPGWAWAPVDRITQEGAPHPGCSRTALRRIVTEAAELHGISFKAGIEIEWAVGRGPAADGAFVPAVSGPAYGATRQVELSDYTADLLAACEEQGIEVEQLHPEYAAGQFEISTAALDPVAAADVSVLVRQTIRAVAGRHGLVVSFAPSVFAEGVGNGGHLHLSAWRAGVNLHSSGEGRYGMTSEAESFVAGVVAHLHALTALTAPSPASYLRLKPSQWAGVFTAWGRETREAAVRIITGTTGLTDRAANLELKPVDLAANPYLAFTGLIAAGLDGLTSSAPLPEEITGDPAMLTPDEAAAAGVRRLPTSLSQAVKAFRADERLRAALGPALADAVVAVRFGEVDSVADLDDEQLAAAYRWTY, translated from the coding sequence ATGACCACCCTTGCCGACCCTGTCCCCGGCGGCCGCCCCGGTGACGTGAAGCGCGCCGGCGCGCTCACCGAGGACCTGTCGGGCCGAGGGGTGCGCGGCATCGTGCTGGCCTACGTGGACACGGCGGGCGTCTGCCGGGTGAAGACGGTCCCCACGGCGAAGCTGGCCTCGGCCGCGGCCTGGGGCGTGGGCATGTCCCCGGTGTTCGACACCTTCCTGGCGAACGACTCCATCGTCACCACCGACACCCTCGGCTCCCCCGACGGCGACCTGCGTCTGTATCCCGACCTGGACCGGCTCGTGGCACTGGCCGGGCAGCCCGGCTGGGCGTGGGCACCGGTCGACAGGATCACTCAGGAGGGCGCACCGCATCCGGGTTGCTCCCGCACCGCCCTCAGGCGGATCGTCACCGAGGCCGCCGAGCTGCACGGGATCTCCTTCAAGGCGGGCATCGAGATCGAGTGGGCGGTGGGCCGGGGCCCGGCGGCCGACGGCGCTTTCGTGCCCGCGGTGTCGGGACCGGCGTACGGCGCCACCCGGCAGGTGGAGCTCTCCGACTACACGGCCGACCTGCTGGCGGCCTGCGAAGAGCAGGGCATCGAGGTCGAGCAGCTGCATCCCGAGTACGCGGCCGGGCAGTTCGAGATCTCGACGGCCGCCCTGGACCCGGTGGCGGCGGCCGACGTCAGCGTGCTCGTACGGCAGACGATCAGGGCGGTGGCCGGCCGGCACGGGCTCGTCGTCTCCTTCGCCCCGTCGGTCTTCGCCGAGGGCGTCGGCAACGGCGGCCATCTCCACCTCTCCGCCTGGCGCGCGGGCGTGAACCTGCACTCCTCGGGCGAGGGCCGCTACGGCATGACGTCCGAGGCCGAGTCGTTCGTGGCGGGAGTCGTCGCCCACCTGCACGCGCTCACGGCCCTGACCGCGCCCAGCCCGGCCAGCTATCTGCGCCTCAAGCCCTCGCAGTGGGCCGGGGTGTTCACCGCGTGGGGCCGCGAGACGCGGGAGGCGGCCGTCCGGATCATCACCGGCACGACGGGACTGACCGACCGGGCCGCGAACCTGGAGCTGAAGCCGGTCGACCTGGCCGCCAACCCGTATCTGGCGTTCACCGGTCTGATCGCCGCCGGACTCGACGGCCTGACCTCGTCCGCCCCGCTGCCCGAGGAGATCACCGGGGACCCGGCCATGCTCACGCCCGACGAGGCGGCCGCGGCGGGCGTACGCCGACTGCCGACGTCGCTCTCCCAGGCGGTCAAGGCGTTCCGCGCCGACGAACGGCTGCGGGCCGCGCTGGGCCCGGCCCTCGCCGACGCCGTGGTCGCCGTGCGGTTCGGCGAGGTCGATTCGGTGGCCGACCTGGACGACGAGCAGCTCGCGGCCGCGTACCGCTGGACGTACTGA